A genomic window from Alphaproteobacteria bacterium includes:
- a CDS encoding LpxI family protein yields MPSVTSKLGILAGRGSLPKAVMQACNDTLRPYFVLAFEGQTDPELIVGVPHKWARLGAANDIITTLKREGVSELILVGSMKRPPLSSLAPDWRGTKILAKIGWRLGDDGLFKAVIKELESEGFKVIGIEDILPQMITGKGVLGKTGPTDAAKEDIKKGIEVLRSLSKMDVGQAVVVQGGMVLGIEAAEGTDDLIKRCQGLQRPGEGAVLVKMRKLGQESRADLPAVGPITVDNAAAAGFSGIAVEANGTLILEHDLSKTKADKAGIFLYGFQPDDLA; encoded by the coding sequence ATGCCATCCGTTACATCGAAACTCGGAATCTTGGCCGGACGCGGATCTCTGCCAAAGGCGGTAATGCAGGCCTGCAACGATACGTTGCGCCCTTATTTTGTTTTGGCGTTCGAGGGCCAAACCGACCCCGAATTAATCGTTGGCGTGCCGCATAAATGGGCGCGTTTAGGCGCGGCCAACGACATTATCACCACTTTAAAACGCGAAGGCGTCAGTGAACTGATCCTGGTTGGTTCCATGAAACGTCCGCCATTATCCAGCCTTGCGCCGGATTGGCGCGGCACTAAAATTCTCGCTAAAATCGGCTGGCGTCTCGGCGATGACGGTTTGTTCAAAGCGGTGATCAAGGAATTGGAATCCGAAGGATTCAAAGTTATCGGTATCGAAGATATTTTGCCGCAAATGATTACCGGTAAAGGTGTGTTGGGCAAAACCGGACCAACCGATGCCGCTAAGGAAGATATTAAAAAAGGCATTGAGGTTTTACGCAGCCTTTCGAAAATGGATGTCGGCCAGGCAGTCGTCGTTCAAGGCGGCATGGTGCTTGGGATTGAGGCGGCGGAAGGCACCGATGACTTGATCAAACGCTGCCAGGGATTGCAGCGTCCTGGCGAGGGTGCGGTGCTGGTAAAGATGCGCAAACTTGGCCAGGAAAGCCGTGCGGATTTGCCGGCAGTTGGACCAATCACGGTCGATAATGCCGCAGCCGCCGGATTTTCCGGTATTGCGGTCGAGGCGAATGGAACTTTGATTCTAGAACACGATCTTAGCAAAACCAAAGCCGACAAAGCGGGAATTTTCTTGTACGGCTTTCAGCCGGACGATTTGGCATGA
- the lpxB gene encoding lipid-A-disaccharide synthase, giving the protein MKPLKIFIIAGEMSGDVLGAGLMQSLRERHGEVEFRGIGGDLMALQGLQSIFPMHEISLMGFTEIIPHIPHLLRRISETVKTIRDWQPDAVVTIDSPGFNKRVAKKLGKGKIPLIHYVAPSVWAWRPGRAKTMAKLFDHLLCLFPCEPPYFQAEGLPATFIGHPVTDSDLGDGNGSEFRQKIDLLPDDFMLMILPGSRIGEVRRLLPTFLQAAKILEDKYGPLPIMIPVFSNIDAEKDKDYLNDVKTKTESGKTGDVEPFSPMSRLLWEYQDKVTRFFLYETTPANKKDVFASASVALAASGTVTLELAQARIPTVVAYKVSPLSALIARMLVKLKYFTLTNILLNRPAIPEFFQERATPENLATAIEDLMQNEISRQKQLQAGQDALTMLAAPIGESSSGAAAAIILDILKDAGKQSPKAIAAHS; this is encoded by the coding sequence ATGAAGCCATTAAAAATATTCATCATAGCAGGCGAAATGTCCGGCGACGTATTGGGCGCGGGATTAATGCAATCTTTGCGTGAGCGGCATGGAGAGGTAGAATTTCGCGGCATTGGCGGCGATCTGATGGCTTTGCAGGGCTTGCAAAGTATTTTTCCAATGCACGAAATTTCGTTGATGGGATTTACGGAAATCATCCCGCATATTCCGCACTTGCTGCGTCGTATCAGTGAAACCGTCAAAACCATTCGCGACTGGCAACCCGATGCGGTTGTGACTATCGATTCGCCCGGATTCAATAAGCGGGTTGCCAAAAAATTGGGCAAAGGCAAAATCCCGCTGATTCATTATGTAGCACCCAGCGTTTGGGCCTGGCGTCCGGGCCGTGCTAAAACCATGGCGAAATTGTTCGATCATTTATTGTGTCTATTCCCGTGCGAGCCGCCTTATTTTCAAGCAGAAGGTTTACCCGCAACCTTTATCGGCCATCCGGTAACGGATTCCGATTTGGGCGATGGCAATGGCAGCGAATTCAGGCAGAAAATAGATTTATTGCCGGATGATTTTATGTTGATGATTCTGCCCGGCAGCCGGATCGGCGAAGTGCGCCGTTTGCTTCCCACATTTTTACAGGCGGCGAAAATCCTCGAGGATAAATATGGGCCGCTACCCATTATGATTCCGGTATTTTCCAATATCGATGCGGAAAAAGACAAAGATTATTTGAACGATGTTAAAACCAAAACCGAATCCGGAAAAACCGGAGATGTAGAACCATTTTCGCCAATGTCGCGATTATTGTGGGAATATCAGGATAAAGTCACCCGGTTCTTTTTGTATGAAACCACGCCGGCTAATAAGAAAGACGTATTTGCTTCGGCCAGTGTGGCGCTGGCCGCTTCCGGCACGGTCACCTTGGAATTGGCGCAAGCGCGGATTCCAACAGTCGTAGCGTACAAAGTAAGTCCGCTATCGGCCTTGATCGCACGCATGCTGGTAAAATTGAAATATTTTACCCTGACCAATATTTTATTGAATCGTCCGGCAATTCCAGAATTTTTCCAAGAACGGGCGACGCCGGAAAATCTGGCAACCGCAATTGAAGATTTGATGCAAAATGAAATTTCCCGGCAAAAACAACTTCAGGCCGGGCAGGATGCGCTGACTATGCTGGCCGCGCCAATCGGCGAAAGTTCATCCGGCGCGGCGGCGGCCATTATATTGGATATACTTAAAGATGCGGGAAAACAATCGCCAAAGGCGATCGCCGCGCATTCTTAA
- a CDS encoding citrate synthase, whose product MNPPASAIAEKKADPANKQTATLHDPVTGKDFNLPMMHGTVGPSVVDVRKFYAESGYFTYDPSYSSTASCESKITFIDGDKGVLLHRGYPIDELAEKSTFLEVAYLLLHGELPNKKEHDDFNFSITHHTMVHEQLQLFYRGFRRDAHPMAVMCGVVGALSAFYHDSLDIRDAQQREIASHRLIAKMPTLAAMTYKYAIGQPFVYPRNDLDYSSNFLRMCFAVPAEEYKVNPILAKAMDRILILHADHEQNASTSTVRNAGSSGANPFACIAAGIASLWGPAHGGANEAVLDMLAQIGSKDKVADYVKRVKNKEDGIRLMGFGHRVYKNHDPRATVMRKTCHEVLGELGINDPLLDLAMELERIALQDDYFIAKKLYPNVDFYSGIILKAMNFPVSLFTVLFALARTSGWIAQWKEMIEDPEFRISRPRQLYTGATKRAYVPMDKR is encoded by the coding sequence ATGAACCCGCCAGCCTCTGCTATCGCCGAGAAAAAAGCTGACCCTGCGAATAAACAAACCGCCACTTTGCACGACCCTGTTACCGGCAAAGATTTCAATCTGCCGATGATGCATGGCACCGTTGGCCCAAGCGTGGTCGATGTTCGCAAATTTTATGCGGAGTCCGGATATTTCACTTACGACCCAAGCTATTCTTCTACCGCGTCATGCGAATCGAAAATCACCTTTATCGATGGCGATAAAGGCGTATTGCTGCATCGCGGTTATCCAATCGATGAACTCGCTGAAAAAAGCACCTTCTTGGAAGTAGCCTATTTATTGCTGCATGGCGAATTGCCAAACAAAAAAGAACATGACGATTTCAATTTTTCGATCACCCACCACACCATGGTGCACGAACAATTGCAATTATTTTATCGCGGTTTCCGCCGCGATGCGCACCCGATGGCCGTTATGTGCGGCGTTGTCGGCGCACTGTCGGCGTTCTATCACGATTCGCTGGATATTCGCGATGCACAGCAACGCGAAATCGCTTCGCATCGCCTGATCGCGAAAATGCCAACCTTGGCCGCTATGACATATAAATATGCCATCGGCCAGCCATTCGTATATCCGCGCAACGATCTGGATTATTCCAGCAATTTCTTGCGTATGTGCTTTGCCGTCCCGGCGGAAGAATACAAGGTCAACCCGATTCTTGCCAAAGCCATGGATCGCATTTTGATCTTGCACGCCGATCATGAACAAAACGCATCCACATCGACCGTGCGGAACGCCGGTTCGTCAGGCGCCAATCCTTTTGCCTGTATCGCTGCCGGTATCGCATCTTTATGGGGTCCTGCCCATGGCGGCGCCAACGAAGCGGTGCTGGATATGCTGGCTCAAATCGGCAGTAAAGATAAAGTCGCCGATTACGTCAAACGCGTCAAAAACAAAGAAGACGGCATCCGTCTGATGGGCTTTGGCCATAGGGTTTACAAAAATCACGACCCGCGCGCGACCGTAATGCGCAAAACCTGCCACGAGGTTTTGGGTGAATTGGGCATCAATGATCCATTGCTGGATCTGGCCATGGAATTGGAACGTATCGCCCTTCAGGACGATTATTTCATTGCCAAGAAATTGTACCCCAACGTCGATTTCTATTCTGGTATTATATTAAAAGCGATGAATTTCCCGGTAAGCTTGTTTACCGTTCTGTTCGCCCTGGCCCGTACATCCGGCTGGATCGCGCAATGGAAAGAAATGATCGAAGATCCGGAATTCCGCATTTCCCGCCCACGCCAGTTGTACACTGGCGCAACCAAGCGGGCTTATGTGCCGATGGATAAAAGGTAA
- a CDS encoding thiazole synthase: MSDKLTIAGKSFSSRLLMGTALYPNQQTLLDALDASGCEITTVAIRRVSVENSRENLYQLLKPKYHLLPNTAGCYTARDAVLTAQLAREALQTNWIKLEVIGDDDTLLPDVEHLLSAASELVKDGFVVLPYCNDDPITCQKLEDMGCAAVMPLAAPIGSGAGIRNPYNLEIIRARISVPLIVDAGIGTASDAALAMELGCDGILLNSAVARAKDPVQMAKAMKLAIESGRLAHQAGRIPKRLYGEPSSPMTGRIGKSKAS; encoded by the coding sequence GTGAGCGATAAACTTACCATCGCTGGAAAATCTTTTTCATCGCGTTTGTTGATGGGCACTGCTCTTTATCCAAATCAACAGACTTTGCTGGATGCGCTTGATGCCAGCGGATGCGAAATTACAACGGTTGCAATCCGCCGCGTTAGCGTCGAAAACAGCCGCGAGAATTTATATCAGTTATTGAAACCTAAATATCATTTATTGCCCAACACCGCCGGATGCTATACCGCGCGCGATGCGGTTTTGACAGCGCAATTGGCGCGCGAAGCATTGCAAACCAATTGGATCAAACTTGAGGTGATTGGCGATGACGATACGTTATTGCCGGATGTCGAACATTTATTGTCCGCCGCATCGGAATTGGTAAAAGACGGTTTTGTGGTTCTGCCTTATTGCAACGATGATCCGATTACTTGCCAAAAATTAGAGGATATGGGTTGTGCCGCGGTGATGCCGCTGGCCGCGCCAATTGGGTCGGGCGCCGGGATTCGCAATCCATATAATCTGGAAATTATCCGCGCGCGTATTTCCGTGCCATTGATTGTCGATGCAGGAATCGGCACAGCGTCTGACGCCGCATTAGCCATGGAATTGGGATGTGACGGGATCTTACTGAATTCCGCCGTTGCCCGCGCCAAAGATCCCGTGCAAATGGCAAAAGCGATGAAATTGGCGATTGAATCGGGACGATTAGCCCATCAAGCCGGACGCATACCCAAGCGTCTTTATGGCGAACCATCCAGCCCCATGACCGGCCGGATTGGAAAATCAAAAGCATCCTAG
- the thiS gene encoding sulfur carrier protein ThiS: MNNLQIIINGEKREYFQESLLFYMQAKNITPTTGGVAVAVNNNVIPRSQWASFIPKPSDTIEIITAVSGG, from the coding sequence ATGAACAATCTTCAAATCATCATCAACGGCGAGAAGCGCGAGTATTTCCAAGAATCGCTGTTGTTTTATATGCAGGCCAAAAATATTACACCGACGACTGGCGGCGTTGCGGTGGCAGTGAACAACAATGTCATCCCGCGCAGCCAATGGGCCAGCTTCATTCCAAAGCCCAGCGATACGATTGAAATTATCACCGCAGTTAGCGGAGGCTAA
- the thiO gene encoding glycine oxidase ThiO, translated as MSTKISIIGGGIVGLGIGWYLARAGYETHIFERDVAGRAASWAAGGMLPPEIETEPTEKNLYSLSAESLNLWPEFAAQLESASSAKIHFQKNGSMMVARDADDIERLKFLHKLHQDYGLDPEYLSGYDARKLEPHLGRNIVAAIHHPNDAHVDNRACVKALITAFQKSGGKLHEQASIESVEIENNRITGLVCKSEKIKSDIIINAAGAWAAEIQGLPEHTIPPVRPVKGQMIALTTTPHTQLIRKLIWSPDVYLIPQPGRLLIGASVEEMGFNNDLTAGAQMDLLNEAYRILPGIYDLPILESWTGFRPTSRDDAPILGPTEIDGLILATGHHRNGILLAPLTAQSIFSLIHNGQMPAEIQDFTIARFAA; from the coding sequence ATGAGCACAAAAATTTCTATCATCGGTGGCGGAATTGTGGGGCTTGGAATTGGCTGGTATCTCGCCCGTGCCGGATATGAAACCCATATTTTCGAACGCGATGTGGCAGGGCGCGCGGCGTCTTGGGCGGCGGGTGGGATGTTGCCGCCGGAAATTGAAACCGAACCGACAGAAAAAAATCTTTATTCCCTCTCCGCCGAATCCCTAAATTTGTGGCCGGAATTTGCAGCGCAATTGGAATCTGCATCGAGTGCAAAAATTCATTTTCAAAAAAATGGATCGATGATGGTCGCACGCGATGCGGATGATATCGAACGCCTGAAATTTTTACACAAACTGCATCAGGATTATGGATTAGATCCAGAATATTTATCGGGATATGACGCCCGCAAATTGGAACCGCATTTGGGACGCAATATCGTCGCAGCTATTCACCACCCGAACGATGCCCATGTCGACAATCGCGCCTGCGTTAAGGCCTTGATTACCGCATTCCAAAAATCCGGCGGCAAATTGCACGAACAAGCGTCTATAGAATCGGTGGAAATCGAAAATAACCGCATCACTGGCCTTGTTTGCAAGAGCGAGAAAATTAAATCGGATATCATTATCAATGCCGCCGGTGCCTGGGCAGCGGAAATCCAGGGCCTGCCGGAACACACCATTCCGCCGGTGCGCCCGGTAAAAGGCCAAATGATCGCGCTGACCACAACGCCGCATACGCAATTGATCCGCAAATTGATATGGAGCCCGGATGTGTATTTAATTCCGCAACCTGGGCGTTTGTTAATTGGCGCGAGTGTCGAAGAAATGGGATTCAATAATGATCTAACCGCCGGCGCGCAGATGGATTTGCTGAACGAAGCCTATCGTATTTTGCCAGGCATCTATGATTTGCCGATTCTGGAATCCTGGACTGGGTTTAGACCCACCAGCCGCGACGATGCGCCGATTCTGGGCCCAACCGAAATCGACGGTTTGATTTTAGCCACCGGCCATCACCGCAACGGTATTTTATTAGCCCCGTTGACGGCTCAATCGATATTTTCCCTAATTCACAACGGGCAAATGCCGGCCGAGATTCAAGACTTTACTATCGCCCGTTTTGCAGCGTAA
- a CDS encoding thiamine pyrophosphate-binding protein has product MKHSSSRTGGQVLVDTLVQHGVSHVFCVAGESYIAALDALYDVRDKITVITCRHESGAAFMAEAYGKLTGKPGICFVTRGPGACNASIGIHTAFQDQTPLILLIGQVGCDVIGREGFQEVDYRVMYGALAKWATQIESSDRIPEMMNRAFALSQTGRPGPVVIALPENVLSDETGAVATKPAPIPAPAPDQSSIAAMTDLLNKSTKPFVILGGGGWTARAVSDFQKFAESNHLPVAVAFRRQDLIDNNSPSYIGDINFGADAALVARMKEADVIFAIGDRIGEVTSREYSAFSIPQMGQKLIHVQPNPDALNHVYRADVAIAATMPEFCAAVRDLKLNGKAWQNWAAECRKGYEAALQPTKFDPAPQVDLAQIMQHLNANLPKDAIIANDAGNYAGWLHRYYQWKQYPSQLGPGNGAMGYGVPAAIAASLVHPNKVVVGFVGDGGFMMTGQEMATAIQHGSKPIICVVNNGMYGTIRMHQEKYYPGRTIATDLHNPDFAALARSYGAFGAVVKKTEDFAKAFDEAKQSGKLALIEIQTEAEIITNRTTISAIRKAAGK; this is encoded by the coding sequence ATGAAACATTCTTCATCCCGCACCGGCGGACAGGTTTTAGTCGATACATTGGTTCAACATGGCGTCAGCCATGTGTTTTGCGTCGCAGGGGAAAGTTATATCGCCGCGCTGGATGCGTTGTATGATGTGCGCGACAAAATTACCGTCATTACTTGCCGGCATGAATCTGGTGCGGCCTTTATGGCCGAAGCGTACGGCAAACTAACCGGCAAACCAGGCATTTGTTTTGTCACGCGTGGGCCTGGGGCTTGTAACGCCAGCATCGGCATTCACACCGCGTTCCAAGATCAAACGCCGCTAATTTTACTGATCGGCCAGGTTGGTTGCGATGTGATTGGCCGCGAAGGATTCCAAGAAGTCGATTATCGCGTGATGTATGGCGCGCTGGCGAAATGGGCAACGCAAATTGAATCGTCCGATCGTATTCCAGAAATGATGAACCGGGCATTTGCATTGTCGCAAACTGGGCGTCCTGGGCCAGTTGTCATCGCATTGCCAGAAAATGTATTGTCGGATGAAACCGGCGCGGTGGCTACAAAACCAGCGCCAATTCCAGCGCCAGCGCCGGATCAATCATCTATCGCGGCAATGACGGATTTGTTGAATAAATCCACAAAACCATTTGTTATTTTGGGTGGTGGCGGATGGACCGCGCGCGCTGTATCGGATTTCCAAAAATTCGCCGAATCGAATCACTTGCCTGTCGCGGTCGCGTTTCGCCGTCAGGATTTGATAGATAACAACTCGCCATCCTATATCGGCGATATCAATTTTGGCGCGGATGCAGCGCTGGTAGCGCGAATGAAAGAGGCCGATGTAATTTTTGCGATTGGCGACCGTATTGGCGAAGTCACCAGCCGCGAATATAGCGCTTTTTCCATCCCGCAAATGGGTCAGAAATTGATTCATGTGCAGCCAAATCCCGATGCGTTGAATCATGTCTATCGCGCCGATGTGGCGATTGCCGCCACTATGCCGGAGTTTTGCGCCGCTGTGCGCGATTTGAAATTAAATGGAAAGGCTTGGCAAAACTGGGCGGCAGAATGCCGCAAGGGGTACGAAGCCGCTTTGCAGCCAACCAAATTCGATCCAGCGCCGCAAGTCGATTTAGCGCAGATTATGCAGCATTTGAATGCAAATCTTCCGAAGGATGCAATTATTGCGAATGATGCCGGAAATTATGCGGGTTGGTTACATCGTTATTATCAGTGGAAGCAATATCCGTCACAGCTTGGTCCTGGTAATGGCGCGATGGGATATGGCGTTCCGGCGGCGATTGCCGCGTCACTGGTTCATCCGAACAAAGTCGTTGTCGGTTTTGTTGGCGATGGCGGGTTTATGATGACGGGTCAGGAAATGGCCACCGCCATTCAACATGGATCTAAGCCGATTATTTGTGTTGTCAATAATGGCATGTATGGCACGATTCGAATGCACCAGGAAAAATATTATCCTGGCCGTACCATTGCGACGGATTTGCATAATCCCGATTTTGCGGCGCTGGCAAGATCCTATGGCGCGTTTGGCGCGGTTGTAAAAAAGACCGAAGATTTTGCCAAAGCGTTCGATGAGGCGAAACAAAGCGGCAAATTGGCCTTGATTGAAATTCAAACCGAAGCGGAAATTATCACCAATCGCACCACCATTTCCGCGATCCGCAAGGCCGCTGGAAAATGA
- a CDS encoding nucleoside-diphosphate sugar epimerase, with protein sequence MIIWVLCDHRPGTANQALAVAESLGLPFELKNIDYSCFAKLPNSILCALNIFSKNCLALMNPEILNGPSPHLIISAGRRAAYVAAWIKRRSPKTKIAQIMDPGFCYDYFDLLAIPAHDNFRSRHKNIVRTIGNPHRLTPEKLSDAKQQWQNMFAVLPSPRIGVLLGGESKGRGLTEGRAVDLLQQANNLAAKYKASLLISSSRRTPQSIAGKISSLVSVPYYFYDWQSGGNNPYVGILASAEAVIVSGDSTGMITEACGTGKPIYIYSPKGMVPVKHERLHRQLINQNQAYMLDDSINFLASKSMPSAASDIVAVIRKSLLS encoded by the coding sequence ATGATAATCTGGGTATTGTGTGACCACCGTCCAGGTACCGCAAATCAAGCGCTGGCGGTTGCGGAATCCTTGGGATTGCCGTTTGAATTAAAAAATATCGATTATTCCTGTTTCGCGAAGCTGCCCAATTCTATCCTTTGCGCGCTAAATATATTTTCTAAAAATTGTTTGGCGTTAATGAATCCAGAAATTCTGAATGGACCATCGCCCCATTTGATTATTTCCGCCGGACGCCGCGCTGCGTATGTGGCGGCTTGGATAAAGCGGCGTTCGCCAAAAACAAAGATCGCGCAAATTATGGATCCTGGATTTTGTTATGATTATTTTGATTTGCTGGCCATTCCGGCGCATGATAATTTTCGCTCGCGGCATAAAAATATTGTTCGCACGATTGGCAATCCGCATCGTTTAACGCCAGAAAAACTGTCCGATGCCAAACAGCAATGGCAAAATATGTTTGCAGTTTTACCATCACCGCGCATTGGCGTTTTATTGGGAGGGGAAAGCAAAGGCAGGGGCTTGACGGAAGGCCGTGCCGTCGATCTGTTACAGCAGGCCAATAATCTTGCGGCAAAATATAAGGCCAGTTTGCTGATTTCCAGCAGCCGGCGTACACCACAATCCATTGCCGGTAAAATTTCCAGCCTTGTTTCGGTGCCGTATTATTTTTATGACTGGCAGTCAGGCGGCAATAACCCTTATGTGGGCATATTGGCTAGCGCCGAAGCGGTAATTGTCAGCGGCGATTCCACCGGCATGATTACCGAGGCTTGCGGCACCGGAAAACCTATATATATCTATAGCCCAAAGGGTATGGTTCCAGTAAAACATGAACGTCTGCATCGGCAATTAATCAATCAAAATCAAGCGTATATGCTTGACGATTCGATTAATTTCTTAGCCAGTAAATCGATGCCATCGGCGGCATCGGATATTGTTGCAGTGATCCGGAAAAGCCTTTTAAGCTAG